From a single Nothobranchius furzeri strain GRZ-AD chromosome 7, NfurGRZ-RIMD1, whole genome shotgun sequence genomic region:
- the fitm1 gene encoding fat storage-inducing transmembrane protein 1 produces MDPKAGTSSGGPLSEIQLEKLQRRAAELTVPGRFLIRPLNAALEFVTNLLARLLGSSLVRRHFHLLLSGLLVFGPVLSLWVSRYSIFANRNHYLYRKFLQSTWGWTCTLTGSFILLLTFSARRSPYLSLRHLSRIGLAGLLCWGCRHLLTLLEDAAGACYEPIHQDVQNPDPTAQPLLLLHEDQTKASCLKANMMWRGYEVSQDTLLLCLCCLLLVEEMSIFGRHLAQEKQLQRSPSVPLRVLFFLCVLLLFMWMFLLLCILAYFPVWPSQQLGGALGYLGWRGLYQGWFRLTPRWGSPGLPGESLFSTRDSDKQPQF; encoded by the exons ATGGATCCAAAAGCTGGAACCTCCTCAGGAGGCCCCCTATCAGAGATCCAGCTGGAGAAGCTCCAGAGGAGAGCTGCGGAGCTGACGGTTCCCGGGAGGTTCCTCATCAGACCTCTGAATGCTGCTCTGGAGTTCGTCACCAACCTGCTGGCCCGGCTCTTGGGGAGCAGCCTGGTCCGAAGGCACTTCCACCTGCTGCTGTCGGGGCTGCTGGTGTTTGGACCGGTGCTGAGTCTGTGGGTGTCCAGGtacagcatcttcgctaacagaaaCCACTACCTGTACAG GAAGTTCCTGCAGTCCACTTGGGGATGGACCTGTACCCTCACAGGCTCCTTCATCCTGCTCCTCACCTTTTCAGCCCGTCGCTCGCCATATCTCTCCCTCCGCCACCTCTCTCGGATCGGGCTGGCGGGCCTGCTGTGCTGGGGGTGTCGCCACCTCCTGACCCTGCTGGAGGACGCCGCTGGAGCCTGTTATGAACCCATACACCAAGACGTCCAGAACCCTGACCCTACAGCACAGCCTCTCCTACTCCTGCATGAAGACCAGACCAAGGCCTCCTGCCTCAAAGCCAACATGATGTGGAGGGGGTACGAAGTCTCCCAGGACACCCTCCTCCTCTGCCTGTGCTGCCTGCTGCTAGTGGAGGAAATGTCCATCTTTGGTCGTCACCTGGCCCAAGAGAAGCAGCTCCAGAGGTCCCCGAGTGTCCCGCTGAGGGTGCTCTTCTTCCTGTGTGTACTTCTGCTCTTCATGTGGATGTTCTTGCTCCTGTGTATACTTGCTTACTTCCCCGTATGGCCCTCCCAGCAGCTAGGGGGGGCGCTGGGCTACCTGGGCTGGAGGGGACTCTACCAGGGCTGGTTCAGGCTAACACCACGCTGGGGGTCCCCTGGCCTCCCAGGAGAAAGCCTCTTTAGCACCAGAGACTCTGACAAACAGCCCCAGTTTTAA
- the psme1 gene encoding proteasome activator complex subunit 1, giving the protein MASLGIGFESKKQVDDFCQKLSKEAEELLSKFFPEKLEQLQMLLKTSFNCEDLASIKAPLDIPIPDPAKEEARRKKKEEKEAKEGKKDKDSEKEEEDAGPPCGPIYSNERVESLLKEVKPEIQTLREKLNTVSMWVQLQIPRIEDGNNFGVAVQEKVFELLTNTRTKIEAFQTQISKYYSERGDAVAKASKQPHVGDYRQLVHELDQYQYCELRLVVLDIRNTYAALFDIINKNYDKIKKPRGEGKALIY; this is encoded by the exons ATGGCGTCTTTGGGGATTGGCTTCGAATCGAAGAAGCAG gtgGATGACTTCTGCCAGAAGCTCTCCAAGGAG GCAGAGGAGCTGCTGTCAAAGTTTTTCCCAGAGAAGCTTGAACAGCTCCAGATGTTACTGAAG ACATCTTTCAACTGCGAGGACCTGGCCTCCATAAAGGCTCCGCTGGACATCCCTATACCAGATCCAGCTAAAGAGGAGGCTAGGcgcaagaagaaggaggag AAGGAGGCTAAGGAGGGAAAGAAGGACAAGGACAGTGAAAAAGAGGAGGAGGATGCAG GACCTCCATGTGGGCCCATCTACAGCAACGAGCGAGTGGAGAGCCTCCTGAAGGAGGTCAaacctgagattcagactctgaggGAGAAGCTGAACACG GTGTCCATGTGGGTGCAGCTCCAGATCCCTAGAATTGAAGATGGTAATAACTTTGGGGTGGCGGTGCAG GAGAAAGTGTTTGAGCTGCTGACCAACACACGCACCAAGATCGAAGCATTCCAGACTCAGATTTCAAA GTATTACAGTGAGAGGGGCGACGCTGTGGCCAAGGCCTCCAAACAGCCCCATGTG GGAGACTACAGACAGCTGGTCCATGAGCTGGACCAGTACCAGTACTGCGAGCTCCGCCTTGTGGTCTTGGACATCCGCAACACCTAC GCCGCGCTGTTCGACATCATCAACAAGAACTACGACAAGATCAAGAAGCCCAGAGGAGAAGGGAAAGCTCTCATCTACTGA